One Melitaea cinxia chromosome 20, ilMelCinx1.1, whole genome shotgun sequence DNA segment encodes these proteins:
- the LOC123663503 gene encoding 2-methoxy-6-polyprenyl-1,4-benzoquinol methylase, mitochondrial, translated as MSLRRSVLRFISVPKPYQKLCSGRNYSAQAEPKSDGEEKRKTHFGFETVNEDEKTKKVYEVFETVADKYDTMNDMMSFGIHRVWKDIFMMRFAPTPGTKLLDMAGGTGDITFRYINYLRNRKNAMAEKHSSVTVCDINQNMLNVGKNRAEKLGYLKDSPVEVDWLCADAEQLTMIPDDSYNAYTIAFGIRNCTHIDKVLEEAYRVLQPGGRFMCLEFSQLPNPAMQWLYDQYSFQVIPVMGQLVAGQWKPYQYLVESIRQFPNQEKFKSMIEEAGFRQVTYENLTFGVCAIHSGFKI; from the exons ATGTCATTACGAAGATCAGTTCTACGGTTTATTAGTGTTCCAAAACCGTATCAAAAATTATGTAGTGGAAGAAATTATAGCGCCCAAGCGGAACCAAAAAGTGACGGAGAAGAGAAAAGAAAAACACATTTTGGATTTGAAACAGTTAATGAAgatgaaaaaactaaaaaag TTTATGAAGTATTTGAAACTGTGGCAGATAAATATGATACGATGAACGATATGATGTCCTTTGGCATACACAGAGTATGGAAAGATATTTTCATGATGAGATTTGCTCCGACACCGGGAACTAAACTCTTAGATATGGCTGGTGGTAcag GTGATATAACATTtaggtatattaattatttaaggaATAGAAAAAATGCAATGGCAGAGAAGCACAGCAGCGTAACGGTGTGTGACATCAACCAAAATATGTTGAATGTGGGCAAAAATCGAGCTGAAAA ACTGGGCTATCTTAAAGATTCTCCAGTAGAAGTGGACTGGTTGTGTGCAGACGCTGAACAACTTACAATGATTCCTGATGACTCATACAATGCCTACACTATTGCATTTGGCATCAGAAATTGTACGCATATTGATAAG GTATTGGAAGAAGCATACCGTGTGCTTCAGCCCGGTGGACGCTTCATGTGTTTGGAGTTCAGTCAGTTACCGAATCCTGCTATGCAATG GTTGTATGATCAATATTCTTTCCAAGTAATACCAGTAATGGGCCAGCTAGTTGCTGGCCAGTGGAAACCGTATCAGTATCTCGTTGAAAGCATTCGGCAGTTTCCAAATCAG GAGAAATTTAAATCAATGATTGAGGAAGCTGGCTTCAGACAAGTGACATACGAAAATTTAACATTTGGTGTATGCGCTATCCACTCAGggtttaaaatatag
- the LOC123663504 gene encoding protein GUCD1, whose product MTTGENGALIQHNVPHIQQRYNWDCGVTCILMLLSEEDKTKFLNNFTKICQKEGFGHTTCTIDLCYLLKRYNIEHCMYTTRQSANTRSLSNLTNYNINTEKVATRISKKFANAPVCGIRIYDGVLSVKDLVSHIAHKGPAIVLVDAGLLSCDLCKHNKLTAEFRRIFGGSYRGHYILIFGVSSSKLLYRDPARSSPFCATTFKRLQAARLTLGTDCDIILIYKKIYTKM is encoded by the exons ATGACAACAGGTGAGAATG GTGCATTGATTCAGCACAATGTACCTCACATCCAACAAAGGTATAACTGGGACTGTGGGGTAACTTGCATTCTCATGTTACTCTCTGAAGAGGACAAAACAAAATTCCTAAATAACTTTACCAAAATATGTCAAAAGGAGGGTTTTGGACACACCACATGTACTATTGATCTCTGTTATTTATTGAAAcg atATAATATTGAGCACTGCATGTACACCACGAGACAGTCGGCTAACACACGATCTCTTAGTaatttaactaattataatatcaatacTGAGAAG gTAGCGACTCGAATCAGCAAAAAATTTGCTAATGCGCCTGTATGCGGTATTAGAATATATGATGGAGTTCTATCAGTAAAAGATTTAGTATCTCATATTGCGCACAAAGGACCGGCCATTGTTCTGGTAGATGCTGGATTGTTGTCATGTGATCTTTGTAAACATAACAAGCTTACCGCTGAATTCAG ACGTATTTTCGGCGGATCATACCGTGGTCACTACATCTTGATATTTGGCGTGTCAAGTAGTAAGCTACTGTACCGCGACCCAGCACGCTCCTCGCCATTCTGCGCTACAACATTCAAACGACTACAAGCCGCACGGCTGACGTTAGGTACGGACTGTGATATTATactcatttataaaaaaatttacaccaaAATGTAA